A DNA window from Porites lutea chromosome 6, jaPorLute2.1, whole genome shotgun sequence contains the following coding sequences:
- the LOC140941056 gene encoding uncharacterized protein gives MLPSTKRNLVLGVFLVIVTLVVLYSYCNGSSVCYTFPFFSGLERDRLVKPEVVVTSVIVQTKRPFDLGRFSEKSKGKHGESNVKQSEQFIEEFHINDEKKTKNVTEEAEKLHFDHNKTFVIQEERKNNKTQEKTTSERQKHLLPPSDIVGKVAEEILRKANVSEEEANRELIRVEKVDEIVDNKRHRQENALLRKVKESRRAGGNKAEKKLVRVERVDLTDEEEEEYKYQSEKGVTESYNTSVDSAATRSRRKEFITEPKYENLELAHARRLGILNATSNIPSLQSEKNKTRNFSTNTAANNEPLSTPPPFFANFLNISAREREMFVLLHNFTKESKPLEPLDGRENKIVVHENGAEKENLTVIRDMKTSSAHVQNVDVREKRNLGEASLLDTLVAKLHNVSSERQTIPREQNTSEISDESLNLTAILAKITGKGLEIKYRDTPVSDNTALLVKFLKEGSRYRLRMPHNVTVGKLDDDSSQIATKLQSDKKESKESSFDLKNVLLDLTKKINLNFRSNLSEMTKDKDHKADLQMLKLLLHRSDSQDLGTFNLSKVLKEIASNSLKNILAALQPIKVKRDKDDDDLETSGTKSDLEIFRPTTDELESSTKEHSPSDGNKQPSSTHALLNTTSSSTSFGEESRKKGLSFISGRRAEEFENETSEKSQGSEDKKNQIVPSKPKKQRVRLKRATNGLLKFDKVGCQELDPKVLLYNRIFKTGSSTTESIITNSSSSMNYGYKIGTTEDWYDKGESGPYPGLIIRKANKKLLKHPRMAFVAHFYFRSNLNLPQAHTYINQVRDPIRRLVSHYHYMRSTNRPTDRIKEFLNSGERNESLKQCFGRQHKGCRNNVMTRFFCGRHSYCLRGNWRSLQKAKHNIKRYYAAVGLLEHYEVYLQILYRRLPKFFREVSSYDIGKYNPTYSFDNVPKDLISEITKANWADARLYSFVKKRFWQQAKVCGFK, from the exons ATGCTGCCCTCGACCAAGCGGAATTTGGTGCTAGGAGTCTTCCTAGTGATTGTCACTCTCGTAGTACTGTACTCTTACTGTAATGGCAGCTCTGTTTGCTACACGTTTCCTTTCTTCAGTGGACTGGAACGGGACAGGCTAGTTAAACCGGAAGTAGTGGTAACTTCCGTTATTGTACAGACCAAGCGGCCATTTGATCTAGGAAGATTTTCTGAAAAGTCAAAAG GTAAACATGGCGAGTCCAACGTAAAACAAAGTGAGCAGTTCATTGAGGAATTTCATATCAACGACGAGAAAAAGACGAAGAACGTGACAGAGGAAGCGGAGAAGCTTCATTTCGATCACAACAAAACCTTTGTTATtcaagaggaaagaaaaaataacaaaacacagGAAAAGACAACTTCTGAACGCCAAAAACACCTCCTTCCACCTTCAGACATTGTGGGAAAGGTAGCGGAAGAAATTCTACGGAAGGCAAACGTTTCAGAAGAGGAAGCCAATAGAGAACTTATTCGAGTGGAGAAAGTCGACGAAATTGTTGACAATAAAAGGCATAGACAAGAGAATGCTTTGCTAAGAAAAGTGAAGGAGTCGAGGAGGGCGGGCGGGAATAAAGCGGAGAAAAAACTAGTGCGAGTTGAAAGAGTTGACTtaactgatgaagaagaagaggaatATAAATATCAATCAGAAAAAGGAGTTACAGAATCTTATAATACATCTGTTGATAGTGCCGCTACAAGATCGAGAAGAAAAGAATTCATTACAGAACCAAAATACGAGAATTTGGAATTGGCTCATGCAAGAAGATTAGGGATTTTAAATGCAACAAGCAATATTCCAAGTTTGCAgagtgagaaaaacaaaactcgCAATTTTTCAACTAACACCGCAGCAAATAATGAGCCTCTTAGCACGCCTCCGCCATTCTTTGCGAATTTCTTGAATATAAGCGcaagagaaagagaaatgttTGTTCTCCTTCATAACTTCACGAAGGAGAGTAAGCCGCTTGAGCCTCTTGATGGACGAGAGAATAAAATTGTTGTTCATGAAAATGGTGCCGAAAAAGAAAACCTCACAGTGATAAGAGACATGAAGACATCATCTGCGCATGTACAGAACGTTGATGTTCGCGAGAAAAGGAATCTTGGGGAAGCCAGTCTACTTGATACTCTAGTGGCAAAGCTGCACAATGTTTCAAGTGAAAGGCAAACCATTCCAAGAGAACAAAACACGTCTGAAATATCTGACGAGTCTTTAAATTTAACTGCTATTCTGGCAAAAATAACTGGCAAAGGTCTTGAGATCAAATACAGAGACACACCCGTTTCAGATAACACTGCGCTCTTGGTCAAATTTCTAAAGGAGGGCAGTCGTTATCGACTACGCATGCCCCATAATGTCACTGTTGGAAAGTTAGACGATGACAGCAGTCAAATTGCTACTAAGCTACAAAGCGATAAAAAAGAGTCGAAAGAGTCTTCTTTTGATCTGAAAAACGTTCTTTTAGatttaacaaagaaaataaacttgaactttcGTAGTAATCTCTCTGAAATGACAAAGGACAAAGACCATAAAGCTGATCTTCAGATGTTAAAACTACTGTTACACCGTAGTGACTCGCAAGATCTTGGCACTTTCAACTTGagcaaagttttaaaagaaatagcGAGCAATTCCCTCAAGAACATCTTAGCTGCTCTGCAACCAATTAAAGTCAAGCGTGACAAAGATGACGATGATCTGGAGACGAGTGGGACCAAGTCTGATTTGGAAATATTTAGACCTACTACAGATGAACTGGAATCTAGTACAAAAGAACATAGCCCTTCGGATGGTAATAAACAACCGTCTTCAACACATGCGTTATTAAACACGACGAGCTCTTCGACAAGTTTCGGCGAGGAATCTAGAAAAAAGGGTCTTTCGTTCATAAGTGGAAGAAGGGCGGAAGAATTTGAGAACGAAACATCTGAAAAAAg TCAAGGGTCAGAGGACAAAAAGAACCAAATTGTTCCATCAAAGCCGAAGAAACAACGCGTGCGATTGAAACGGGCAACAAATGGACTTTTGAAGTTTGACAAAGTCGGTTGTCAGGAACTGGATCCAAAAGTCTTACTGTATAATCGTATTTTCAAGACTGGAAGTTCCACTACTGAATCTATTATTACAAACTCGAGTTCATCCATGAATTATGGCTACAAAATAG GAACGACAGAGGACTGGTACGACAAAGGTGAGTCTGGCCCGTATCCTGGACTTATCATAAGAAAAGCCAATAAGAAACTCCTCAAACACCCGCGCATGGCTTTCGTGGCACACTTTTACTTTAGAAGCAACTTAAACTTACCGCAGGCTCACACATATATAAATCAAGTCAGAGACCCTATAAGACGACTGGTGTCCCATTATCATTATATGAGGAGTACAAACAGACCCACGGACAGAATAAAAGAATTTCTTAACTCTGGAGAAAGGAACGAATCTCTTAAGCAGTGCTTTGGACGACAGCACAAAGGATGCAGGAACAACGTAATGACAAGGTTTTTCTGCGGGAGACATTCTTACTGTCTTCGAGGAAACTGGAGGTCTTTGCAGAAGGCTAAGCATAATATAAAACGGTATTACGCGGCAGTGGGTCTATTGGAACACTATGAGGTTTATCTTCAGATTCTTTACAGGCGTTTGCCAAAGTTCTTTCGTGAAGTATCCAGTTATGACATTGGTAAATATAACCCTACTTACAGTTTTGACAATGTTCCTAAAGATCTCATTAGCGAGATCACTAAGGCCAACTGGGCCGATGCAAGGCTTTATTCGTTTGTGAAGAAACGCTTCTGGCAACAAGCTAAAGTCTGCGGTTTCAAATAA